A section of the Candidatus Limnocylindria bacterium genome encodes:
- a CDS encoding MerR family transcriptional regulator produces MAGAETRDVLARVLIANDGEVLSRLRLSAAEAARVCNVTPRQLIYWTKKGLVKPSADGERDYDVYAMEKVIRIRQALAKGYSLEKAAQLVQRDLNSIQSDAKRLDDLPPEDLEGELRRRLEHLEERVILLRRNLPTSLSVARLRRAVTELARLETMGELREGANGEGAKSLVMRLGRAVDELEILLREVQAPA; encoded by the coding sequence GTGGCAGGAGCCGAGACCCGCGACGTCCTTGCGCGCGTCCTCATCGCTAATGACGGCGAGGTCCTGTCGCGTCTGCGCCTGTCCGCGGCCGAGGCCGCGCGAGTCTGCAACGTGACTCCGCGACAGCTCATCTACTGGACGAAGAAGGGCTTGGTCAAGCCATCGGCCGATGGGGAGCGCGACTACGACGTCTACGCCATGGAGAAGGTCATCCGCATCCGGCAGGCGCTCGCAAAGGGGTACTCGCTCGAGAAAGCAGCACAGCTCGTGCAGCGCGATCTCAACTCGATCCAGTCCGACGCGAAGCGTCTCGATGATCTTCCACCCGAGGATCTCGAAGGTGAGCTGCGTCGACGGCTCGAGCACCTCGAGGAGCGGGTCATTCTCCTGCGCCGCAATCTGCCGACGTCGCTGTCGGTCGCGCGGCTGCGGCGAGCCGTCACCGAGCTCGCGCGGCTCGAGACGATGGGTGAGCTTCGTGAGGGCGCGAACGGTGAAGGAGCGAAGTCGCTCGTAATGCGGCTCGGTCGCGCGGTCGACGAGCTGGAGATCCTGCTGCGCGAGGTCCAGGCGCCCGCCTGA
- a CDS encoding dodecin family protein: MVTPSGPPPSAFVPRKDPVPARRPKATPGVTRLSEATGSSSRGWEDAVAAAVKASDVKTPVGVEVSRLWADWERGKLGRFHATVKVAYRQALKAPTRSRA; the protein is encoded by the coding sequence ATGGTCACCCCGAGCGGCCCGCCCCCAAGCGCGTTCGTTCCGCGGAAGGACCCGGTGCCCGCACGACGACCTAAGGCCACCCCGGGCGTCACCCGACTCAGTGAGGCGACGGGCTCGTCCTCGCGCGGGTGGGAGGACGCCGTCGCCGCGGCGGTGAAGGCGAGTGACGTGAAGACTCCCGTCGGCGTCGAGGTCTCGCGTCTCTGGGCCGACTGGGAGCGCGGGAAGCTTGGTCGTTTCCACGCGACCGTCAAGGTCGCGTACCGCCAGGCGCTTAAGGCGCCAACGCGCTCGAGGGCCTGA
- a CDS encoding YtxH domain-containing protein codes for MFGVINAAMRAFVVGVVVGMLFAPRPGPETRRMLNERISAMINQLLEIAALPPIQPSQAATNGHPERPAPKRVRSAEGPGARTTT; via the coding sequence GTGTTCGGAGTCATCAATGCCGCAATGCGTGCGTTCGTGGTCGGTGTCGTGGTCGGCATGCTCTTCGCGCCACGCCCAGGCCCCGAGACGCGTCGCATGCTCAATGAGCGGATCAGCGCGATGATCAACCAGTTGCTCGAGATCGCGGCCCTGCCGCCGATCCAGCCATCGCAGGCCGCCACGAATGGTCACCCCGAGCGGCCCGCCCCCAAGCGCGTTCGTTCCGCGGAAGGACCCGGTGCCCGCACGACGACCTAA